A portion of the uncultured Bacteroides sp. genome contains these proteins:
- a CDS encoding RagB/SusD family nutrient uptake outer membrane protein, producing the protein MKHFSKWFIGAFVGVTMATSCVDEIKFGDSFLEKAPGVAVTQDTIFGKADYARRFLWNTYSKLYYGLATNWNTVDGKMNTGMFEVLSDCWHSHNSWDGLNRKYYSGSYKASDEDDADDSRFGYTKENSWVAIRSAWLFIENVGRVPDMEGAEKARLAAEAKVIIASRYFDLFRHLGGLPILEKSYDVATAYELPRATVEETVNFMVRLLDEATAVLPWDLETDGESNWQGRFTKAAAMGLKCKVLLFAASPLFNDSQPYCNEEPQDAVTNHQVWYGAYKPELWTQCLKACEDFFSELSAKGHYDLIQPTGTSVDAYRTAFNTAYFIRQDNTELLISTRIIGKYNWDWWYYWGDWVGNGGYTPTEEYMEMFPMADGSPFSWGDATVASNPFFTDNNYSKPIRDPRLYETILVNGAKYSGRAVELWLGGRENVSSTEKETGIYATGFGLYKFYKEGKSSLAGNYLEWPYLRLAEIYLIYAEALLKNNRLSDAIDQIDKVRARVGLKGLAEANPTKNLKTDANALMEEILRERACELGLEDVRLFDMVRNKRADLFQAPLHGLKIQRADGGSGSWSDKNASVRGDFPTKFTYTKFELTNKSRSWWTNFSPRWYLSAFPPSEVNKNYGLTQNPGWK; encoded by the coding sequence ATGAAACATTTTAGTAAATGGTTTATTGGAGCATTCGTTGGAGTTACTATGGCTACTTCGTGTGTTGATGAAATAAAATTTGGTGATAGCTTCCTAGAGAAAGCTCCGGGTGTTGCTGTTACCCAAGATACAATTTTTGGAAAAGCGGATTATGCCAGACGATTCTTATGGAATACATATAGTAAGCTTTATTATGGTTTGGCTACTAATTGGAATACGGTTGATGGTAAAATGAATACTGGTATGTTCGAGGTGCTTTCCGATTGTTGGCATAGTCACAACTCTTGGGATGGTCTTAACCGTAAATACTATTCCGGTTCTTATAAAGCTAGCGATGAAGATGATGCAGACGATAGCCGTTTTGGTTATACAAAAGAAAATAGCTGGGTAGCTATTCGTTCTGCTTGGTTATTTATTGAGAATGTAGGGCGTGTACCCGATATGGAGGGTGCTGAGAAAGCGCGTTTGGCTGCTGAAGCAAAAGTAATTATTGCATCGCGTTATTTCGACTTATTCCGTCACTTGGGTGGTTTGCCTATTCTAGAGAAATCGTATGATGTAGCTACTGCATACGAACTTCCACGTGCTACGGTAGAAGAAACCGTGAATTTCATGGTTCGTTTATTGGATGAAGCAACAGCTGTTCTTCCTTGGGATTTGGAAACCGATGGTGAATCGAACTGGCAAGGTCGCTTTACCAAAGCTGCTGCTATGGGATTGAAGTGTAAGGTTTTGCTTTTTGCTGCTAGCCCTTTGTTTAATGATAGCCAACCTTATTGCAATGAAGAACCACAGGATGCTGTTACTAATCATCAAGTATGGTATGGCGCATACAAACCTGAATTATGGACACAATGTTTGAAAGCTTGTGAGGATTTCTTTTCAGAGTTGAGCGCGAAAGGTCATTATGATCTAATTCAGCCTACTGGGACTTCGGTAGATGCCTATCGTACTGCTTTTAATACAGCTTATTTTATTCGTCAGGATAATACAGAGCTCTTAATATCGACTCGTATTATTGGTAAATACAATTGGGATTGGTGGTATTATTGGGGCGACTGGGTTGGTAATGGCGGGTATACTCCTACAGAGGAATACATGGAAATGTTCCCGATGGCAGATGGTAGTCCGTTTAGCTGGGGTGATGCTACGGTAGCTTCGAATCCTTTTTTTACCGATAACAATTATAGTAAACCAATTCGTGACCCTCGTTTATACGAAACGATTCTTGTAAATGGAGCCAAGTATAGTGGGCGCGCTGTAGAATTGTGGTTGGGCGGTCGTGAAAATGTTAGCAGTACCGAAAAAGAAACAGGTATATATGCTACAGGTTTTGGTCTCTATAAATTTTATAAAGAAGGTAAAAGCAGCTTGGCAGGCAATTATCTGGAGTGGCCTTATCTGCGTCTAGCCGAGATATATCTGATTTATGCAGAAGCGCTATTAAAAAATAACAGGCTATCCGATGCCATTGATCAAATAGATAAAGTTCGTGCCCGTGTAGGTTTGAAAGGTTTGGCAGAGGCTAATCCTACTAAAAATTTGAAAACAGATGCAAATGCCTTGATGGAAGAAATTCTTCGCGAGCGTGCTTGCGAATTGGGCTTAGAAGATGTTCGTCTGTTTGATATGGTTCGAAATAAACGTGCTGATTTGTTTCAAGCACCTTTGCATGGGTTGAAGATTCAACGTGCGGACGGTGGAAGTGGTTCTTGGTCAGATAAAAATGCAAGTGTACGGGGTGATTTTCCGACGAAGTTTACTTATACCAAATTTGAATTAACTAATAAATCCCGTTCTTGGTGGACGAACTTTAGTCCAAGATGGTATTTATCAGCCTTCCCCCCTTCGGAAGTAAATAAGAATTATGGATTAACTCAAAATCCTGGTTGGAAGTAA